The Thermococcus sp. 21S7 genome includes the window CCTTTTTGAGAGCCTGCAGGTCTCAGAGGTTTTCTTTAACAGTAAACCCCTTTTGGTCAAGCTTTGCGGGAGCAAAGGTTGCTCAGTGGTGACCGCTCTCATCACCCGTCAGGAGGGCTTGGGCGTCATCATCGCTGGGCTTAAAAACGCTCACCACCTTTTAACCATGGTGGTACCATGAGGTTCATCCCGCTTATCGTTGCAAGGCCCGAGGTTCAGATGGCCATAGACGAGGCGATAATGCGCGCCAGAATCGAGGGAAAAGTTCCCGACACGGTCAGACTCTATGCGTTCTCGCCGAGCTCGGTAACAATAGGCCGCTTCCAGAGCGTCGTCCACGACGTCAACCTCGAAGAAGCTAAGAGGCTCGGCATTCCCGTCGTCAGGCGCATAACCGGCGGCGGTTCGGTGTTCCACGACGAATTTGGGGAGATAACATACTCGGTGATCGTCGGCGATGACTACCACCCAATGCTCAGGAACGTTGAGAGCAGCTACCGCTATTTAGCCGGCCCGCTGGTTGATGCGCTGAAAGAGCTCGGCCTTGAGGCGGGCTTCTCTGGCCTGAACGATATCGTTGCCAACGGGAAAAAAATCAGCGGCTCCGCACAGACGAGGAGGAAGGGGGTAATCCTTCAGCACGGCACCTTCATGTACTCCACGCGCGTCGAGATACTCGGAAAGGTTCTGAGGGTCTCCAAGGCAAAGCTCGCCGACAAGGGCGTTTCGAGCATCTGGGAGCGCGTAACCACCCTGGAGCGCGAGGGCATAGCTCTGAGCCGTTGGGAGGCCTACGAACTGCTCAAGGAGAGCTTCTTCAGTGCCTTTGAGCCCGAGGAGGGTGGGCTCACCGATTATGAGCTGGAGCTGGTTGAAGAGCTCATTGAGAAGCGCTACGGAAACAGAGAGTGGAACGAGATGGGGTAAGGCAAAGTTATTAAACGGGGCTCCCAATTTCTTCCACTCTTGTTTCGAGAATCGCCTGCCGTAAGGGGCGCTCTGGAATCTGGTAAACGCCTCGCTTTGGTTTTATCAAAAATCCACCATCAACGAGGTTCTTGAGAACTTCCTTTGCCCTTCTCTCAGAGATTCCCACGACAGATGTTATCTCAGTAACGATTTCCTCGGTCGTCACACCATACGAGGGCCCCTTGGCAACCCTTTTCAGAGCTATTATATACGCGGGAGACCGGTATATCCTAATGAAGTCTCTTAAATCCTTCTTCCAAAGCTTGACTGCGTGATGAAGGGCAGTTGTTAGTGCCGTCCCATGAGACTTCCCCTTGAGTCTCAGCTTGCCATAATACGCCAGGAAACCGGGAACGTTTGAAAGCTCCCGGGCGGCCTCGTAAAGCTCCTCCTCTGGAGCATCTGAAAGACCCTTTCTCAGGTATTCAA containing:
- a CDS encoding biotin/lipoate A/B protein ligase family protein — protein: MRFIPLIVARPEVQMAIDEAIMRARIEGKVPDTVRLYAFSPSSVTIGRFQSVVHDVNLEEAKRLGIPVVRRITGGGSVFHDEFGEITYSVIVGDDYHPMLRNVESSYRYLAGPLVDALKELGLEAGFSGLNDIVANGKKISGSAQTRRKGVILQHGTFMYSTRVEILGKVLRVSKAKLADKGVSSIWERVTTLEREGIALSRWEAYELLKESFFSAFEPEEGGLTDYELELVEELIEKRYGNREWNEMG